The following proteins are co-located in the Sebastes umbrosus isolate fSebUmb1 chromosome 24, fSebUmb1.pri, whole genome shotgun sequence genome:
- the jagn1b gene encoding protein jagunal homolog 1-B, with protein sequence MASRAGPRAVGTDGSDFQHRERVATHYQMSVALKSEIRKLNIVHVLIWVLMAAQVTVSQLSLVSHKVVASPYQWEYPYLLSIAPTVFSFLALPRNNISYLVISMISAGLFCVAPLIYGCMEMFPVAQQLYRHGKAYRFIFGFSAVSIMYLVIVIAVQVHGWQIYYSKKLLDQWFTSTQDKKKK encoded by the exons ATGGCTTCTCGAGCAGGTCCGAGAGCAGTAGGCACAGATGGCAGTGACTTCCAGCACAGGGAGCGGGTTGCCACACACTACCAGATGAG CGTCGCCCTGAAGTCTGAAATCCGTAAACTCAACATCGTCCATGTGCTGATCTGGGTGCTGATGGCAGCTCAG GTGACAGTGAGCCAGTTGAGTCTGGTGTCCCACAAGGTCGTAGCCTCTCCGTACCAGTGGGAGTACCCCTACCTGCTGAGCATAGCCCCCACAGTCTTCAGCTTCCTGGCGTTGCCCCGCAACAACATCAGCTACCTGGTGATCTCCATGATCAGCGCCGGGCTCTTCTGCGTGGCCCCTCTGATCTACGGCTGCATGGAGATGTTCCCCGTGGCGCAGCAGCTCTATCGGCACGGCAAAGCCTACCGCTTCATCTTCGGCTTCTCCGCCGTGTCGATCATGTACCTGGTGATCGTCATCGCTGTGCAGGTGCACGGCTGGCAGATCTACTACAGCAAGAAGCTGCTGGACCAGTGGTTCACCAGCACgcaggacaagaagaagaaatga